A stretch of the Arthrobacter stackebrandtii genome encodes the following:
- a CDS encoding YccF domain-containing protein: protein MKTILNIIWLLFGGLWLALGYVLAGILCCILIITIPWGIASFRIAGYALWPFGRTVIEKPGGSGVASVLGNVIWILVAGIWIVIGHITTAIAMAITIIGIPLAIANLKMIPVSLMPLGKEIVSTNQPFVSTYR, encoded by the coding sequence ATGAAGACAATCTTAAACATCATCTGGCTGCTGTTTGGCGGCCTGTGGCTGGCTCTGGGTTACGTCCTGGCCGGAATCCTGTGCTGCATCCTCATCATCACGATCCCGTGGGGCATCGCCTCGTTCCGCATTGCCGGCTACGCATTGTGGCCGTTTGGGCGCACCGTCATTGAAAAGCCGGGCGGCTCGGGCGTGGCCAGCGTCCTGGGCAATGTCATTTGGATCCTGGTGGCCGGGATTTGGATTGTCATCGGGCACATCACCACCGCCATTGCCATGGCGATCACCATCATCGGCATCCCGCTGGCCATCGCCAACCTGAAGATGATCCCGGTTTCCCTCATGCCCCTGGGCAAGGAGATTGTCTCCACCAACCAGCCCTTCGTTTCCACGTACAGGTGA
- a CDS encoding HutD/Ves family protein has protein sequence MQIIRHAPLKDVQWPCGTARHIAAGPDAANWDWRVSMASLAKAGPLTPMPGKDRILIVAEGELIALAVDGAEQALEKFRPFRFSGDADTTATLPTGALKCLSLTTRRGAFKGFAAIIELSKKRPHPVFADQFAVLLQGSATVSPALADDGGASSGGSGTDAPGTQATVPEVLGKFDTVVGADDAPEISGRGFLAVLSIDPA, from the coding sequence GTGCAGATCATCCGCCACGCCCCGCTGAAGGACGTCCAGTGGCCCTGCGGCACGGCCCGCCACATCGCCGCCGGCCCCGATGCCGCAAATTGGGACTGGCGCGTGAGCATGGCAAGCCTGGCCAAGGCCGGCCCGCTCACACCCATGCCGGGGAAGGACCGGATCCTCATCGTGGCCGAGGGTGAACTGATCGCCCTGGCCGTCGACGGCGCCGAACAGGCCCTGGAAAAATTCCGGCCCTTCCGCTTCTCCGGCGACGCCGACACCACCGCAACGCTGCCCACCGGCGCCCTGAAGTGCCTGAGCCTGACCACCCGGCGCGGCGCGTTTAAGGGGTTCGCGGCCATCATTGAGCTTTCCAAGAAGCGTCCGCACCCAGTCTTTGCGGACCAGTTCGCCGTGCTGCTGCAGGGTTCCGCCACGGTTTCCCCGGCATTGGCGGACGACGGCGGGGCCTCCTCGGGCGGCTCCGGCACCGATGCGCCGGGAACCCAGGCCACGGTCCCCGAGGTGCTGGGCAAGTTCGACACTGTTGTTGGCGCCGACGACGCGCCGGAAATTTCCGGCCGCGGCTTCCTTGCAGTGTTGAGCATCGACCCCGCCTGA
- a CDS encoding PhzF family phenazine biosynthesis protein, translating to MQTLNYTEVDVFSDEPYRGNALAVVHGADSLSTEQMQQFANWTNLSETTFLLAPTVPEADYRVRIFTASEEFPFAGHPTLGSAKAWLDAGGTVRPDGTVVQECAAGLVRIRVSGELLAFEAPPLTRYEAVAADVVDRIARVLEVPRNHILDASWLVNGPRWIGVRLASAEAVLALRPDPAALGNLEIGVVGPCPAGAQTQFEVRAFCGGDAVWEDPVTGSLNAGLARWLVGTGIAPPQYVASQGTVLGRLGRVHIKADDGAIWVGGHVTPCVAGTVRL from the coding sequence GTGCAAACCCTTAACTACACCGAAGTCGACGTCTTCTCCGACGAGCCGTACCGGGGGAACGCCCTGGCGGTGGTCCACGGGGCCGACAGCCTGTCCACGGAGCAGATGCAGCAGTTCGCGAACTGGACCAACCTGTCCGAGACCACTTTTCTGTTGGCACCCACCGTGCCGGAAGCCGACTACCGCGTCCGCATTTTCACGGCAAGCGAAGAGTTCCCGTTTGCCGGGCATCCAACGCTGGGCTCGGCGAAGGCCTGGCTCGACGCCGGCGGCACGGTGCGTCCAGACGGAACGGTGGTGCAGGAATGCGCCGCCGGTCTGGTCCGGATCCGTGTTTCGGGGGAACTGCTGGCGTTTGAGGCGCCGCCGCTGACGCGCTATGAAGCCGTGGCCGCAGATGTCGTGGACCGGATTGCCCGCGTGTTGGAGGTTCCCCGGAATCACATCCTGGATGCTTCATGGCTGGTCAACGGGCCCCGCTGGATCGGCGTGCGCCTGGCATCGGCGGAGGCTGTGCTGGCGCTGCGTCCGGACCCGGCGGCGCTGGGCAACCTGGAAATCGGCGTCGTGGGCCCCTGTCCCGCCGGCGCGCAGACCCAGTTTGAAGTGCGGGCCTTCTGCGGCGGGGACGCCGTGTGGGAGGACCCCGTGACCGGGAGCCTGAACGCCGGCCTCGCCCGATGGCTTGTGGGCACGGGCATCGCTCCCCCGCAATACGTCGCCTCCCAGGGCACCGTGTTGGGCCGCCTGGGCCGGGTGCACATCAAGGCGGACGACGGCGCCATCTGGGTGGGCGGGCATGTAACCCCGTGCGTGGCGGGCACGGTGCGGCTCTAG
- a CDS encoding response regulator codes for MGNPGSAISVALVDDQDLFRAGIRMMVESQKDMVFAGEASNGEEAVALAASAQPDIMLMDVRMPVMDGVAATRSISEAAAAAGIDKPRIIALTTFNRDQAVVEAVRAGASGYLLKSAEPEFLLSAIRTVHAGYSVIAPGSVQDLFLHAARTYPQEVPDLSILAPLSPRERDIFLLAAKGLANAEIAGSLFVSEATVKTHLRSVLDKFGLRTRLQLVAFAYERRLLG; via the coding sequence GTGGGTAACCCTGGTTCCGCCATCTCCGTGGCGCTCGTTGACGACCAGGACCTATTCCGTGCAGGCATCCGCATGATGGTCGAGAGCCAGAAGGACATGGTGTTTGCCGGGGAGGCTTCCAATGGCGAGGAAGCGGTGGCCCTGGCTGCCAGCGCTCAACCGGACATCATGCTCATGGATGTGCGCATGCCGGTAATGGATGGCGTTGCCGCCACCCGCAGCATTTCCGAAGCGGCGGCAGCTGCGGGCATCGACAAACCGCGCATCATCGCACTGACCACCTTCAACCGAGACCAGGCCGTGGTGGAAGCGGTCCGGGCCGGGGCCAGCGGATATTTGCTCAAAAGTGCGGAGCCTGAATTCCTGCTCTCGGCCATCCGCACGGTTCATGCAGGCTATTCCGTCATTGCGCCCGGATCCGTTCAGGACCTGTTCCTGCATGCCGCCAGGACGTATCCGCAGGAGGTTCCCGACCTCTCCATCCTGGCACCACTGTCGCCTCGTGAACGTGACATCTTCCTGCTGGCGGCCAAGGGGCTGGCCAATGCCGAGATCGCCGGCAGCCTGTTCGTCTCCGAGGCCACGGTCAAGACGCACCTGCGCAGCGTGCTGGACAAGTTTGGCCTGCGCACCCGTCTGCAACTGGTCGCCTTCGCCTATGAGCGGCGCCTTCTGGGGTAG
- a CDS encoding sensor histidine kinase: protein MENLMKVLRTWGAPLAAVVFVVLWMVGEAGRMGPWPDLLQWAGLWPLFLVACAIAVATWQPYVSLGLVGALLVGQLLGVIPPMESNYWPMYLGSFMAMAFIQWTGDRRERVVSVACNAIFAALMTVLMLSWRYGGGVGWYFNNMGDFAMLRMYGWQLLALLLLIGTGFAAAGRTLSLYEERLGLFQDRTLVEETLARAEADLVVEQERTRISRDLHDVLAHSLAVIAAQADGARYLSEDQPGHVATALENISRAARNALVDAQRVIEGVGTGSTAAPQPNLSDVQPLIERMQQSSLKITRSESGIPVDLTAGAQVAVFRIVQECLTNALRHGGRGNAVAVHFDWSGPGLTLHISSDLPESPPTQPGVPRQGRGIAGMRERAHMAGGWMSAGMDGKHFRVTVFLPYGLTQSSSDGGATDTAGRAPGTGLALLQGALEPAAAGSSHSG, encoded by the coding sequence ATGGAAAATTTGATGAAGGTGCTGCGAACTTGGGGTGCCCCGCTCGCCGCCGTGGTATTCGTGGTCCTGTGGATGGTTGGCGAAGCCGGTCGCATGGGTCCGTGGCCTGACCTGCTTCAGTGGGCCGGCCTCTGGCCGCTGTTCCTGGTGGCGTGCGCAATCGCCGTGGCCACGTGGCAGCCGTACGTATCGCTGGGCCTTGTCGGCGCTCTCCTGGTGGGGCAGTTGCTGGGCGTGATACCACCCATGGAGTCCAATTATTGGCCGATGTATCTTGGTTCATTCATGGCAATGGCCTTTATCCAGTGGACCGGTGACCGCCGTGAACGCGTTGTCTCGGTGGCCTGCAACGCCATCTTTGCGGCGCTCATGACCGTTCTCATGCTGTCGTGGCGGTACGGTGGCGGTGTTGGCTGGTACTTCAACAACATGGGGGACTTTGCCATGCTGCGAATGTACGGTTGGCAGCTTCTGGCGCTCCTGCTCCTGATCGGGACAGGTTTTGCTGCGGCGGGACGCACGCTTTCGCTGTATGAGGAGCGTTTGGGCTTGTTCCAAGACCGCACCTTGGTGGAGGAAACCTTGGCGCGGGCGGAAGCCGACCTGGTGGTTGAACAGGAGAGGACCCGAATCTCCCGGGATCTCCATGACGTCCTGGCGCACTCCCTGGCGGTCATTGCCGCGCAGGCCGACGGTGCCCGCTACCTCAGCGAAGACCAGCCCGGTCACGTTGCCACGGCACTGGAGAACATTTCCCGAGCGGCCAGGAACGCGCTGGTGGACGCCCAGCGGGTCATTGAAGGTGTGGGCACCGGCAGCACGGCCGCACCCCAGCCAAATCTCAGTGACGTCCAACCGTTGATCGAGCGGATGCAGCAGAGCAGCCTGAAGATCACTCGCAGTGAGTCCGGAATCCCGGTTGACCTGACCGCAGGTGCGCAGGTTGCCGTGTTCCGGATCGTTCAGGAATGTCTCACCAATGCGCTCAGGCACGGTGGCCGCGGCAATGCTGTCGCGGTGCATTTTGACTGGAGCGGCCCGGGCCTGACACTGCACATTTCCTCGGACCTGCCGGAATCCCCGCCCACGCAACCGGGGGTTCCCCGACAGGGGCGCGGCATCGCAGGCATGCGCGAACGTGCCCACATGGCGGGCGGATGGATGAGCGCCGGCATGGACGGCAAGCATTTCCGTGTAACGGTTTTCCTCCCTTATGGGTTGACCCAGAGCTCGTCCGACGGCGGTGCCACGGACACTGCAGGCCGCGCCCCCGGCACTGGGCTGGCACTGCTGCAGGGCGCGTTGGAGCCTGCCGCGGCGGGAAGTAGTCACAGTGGGTAA